From Mucilaginibacter rubeus, a single genomic window includes:
- a CDS encoding epoxide hydrolase family protein yields MRNLKTTLLSAFFCAAMGLFTLQSKAQTQSAVNKNDKSIRPFHVHVTDEQLADLKKRLLATRWPGRETVNNESQGLRKQQLQNLVNYWVSDYDWRKGEAKLNALPMFVTNIDGLDIQFIHVRSKHPKALPLIMTHGWPGSIFELLKVIDPLTNPTAHGGKAEDAFDVVIPSLPGFGFSGQPADTGWDSDHIARAWGELMNRLGYKQFVSQGGDCGSVISQRMALQHVPGLLAIHINMPATVPPDIAAHLTNGDDAPAGLSDKEKAAYESLNNFYKNNCGYSAMMVTRPQTVGYALADSPVGQAAWMYDKIVQWTYSGGEPEKVLTRDEILDDISLYWLTNSATSAAQIYWEDHSNNFNAREISTPVAITVFPGEIYQAPKTWAERCYHNLIYFNEVNNGGHFAAWEQPQILAEEIRAAFKSVR; encoded by the coding sequence ATGAGAAACCTAAAAACCACCTTGCTGTCCGCGTTTTTTTGCGCTGCTATGGGGCTGTTTACTTTGCAAAGTAAAGCCCAAACCCAATCTGCCGTAAATAAGAATGATAAAAGCATTCGCCCTTTTCATGTTCATGTTACTGATGAACAACTCGCCGACCTTAAAAAAAGATTGCTTGCCACGCGCTGGCCTGGTCGCGAAACTGTAAATAACGAATCGCAAGGCCTGCGTAAACAACAACTTCAAAACCTGGTGAACTACTGGGTATCTGACTATGACTGGCGCAAAGGCGAAGCCAAATTAAATGCGCTGCCTATGTTTGTGACCAATATCGACGGTCTTGACATCCAGTTCATTCACGTGCGTTCCAAACACCCTAAAGCCCTGCCGCTGATCATGACGCATGGCTGGCCTGGTTCGATATTTGAACTACTGAAAGTGATTGATCCGCTTACTAATCCAACAGCACACGGAGGTAAAGCCGAAGATGCTTTTGACGTTGTGATCCCGTCTTTACCAGGCTTTGGCTTTTCGGGGCAACCTGCTGATACCGGCTGGGATTCTGACCATATTGCACGCGCCTGGGGCGAATTAATGAACCGACTGGGTTACAAACAATTTGTATCACAAGGAGGTGATTGCGGTTCCGTGATCTCGCAACGTATGGCATTGCAACATGTACCGGGCCTTTTAGCCATTCACATCAATATGCCTGCTACGGTACCTCCAGATATCGCTGCGCACCTGACTAATGGAGACGATGCTCCAGCCGGATTATCCGACAAAGAAAAAGCCGCCTATGAATCATTGAACAATTTCTATAAAAACAATTGCGGCTACTCTGCCATGATGGTAACCCGTCCGCAAACTGTGGGATATGCGCTTGCGGATTCGCCAGTTGGCCAGGCTGCCTGGATGTATGACAAAATAGTTCAGTGGACATACAGCGGAGGTGAACCTGAAAAAGTACTTACCCGCGACGAGATACTTGACGATATATCACTATACTGGCTAACCAACAGCGCTACTTCCGCTGCTCAGATTTATTGGGAAGATCACTCCAATAATTTCAACGCACGTGAAATTTCAACACCGGTTGCCATTACCGTTTTCCCTGGCGAAATATATCAGGCACCTAAAACCTGGGCCGAACGCTGCTACCACAACCTGATCTACTTTAATGAAGTGAACAATGGCGGCCATTTTGCAGCCTGGGAGCAACCACAAATATTAGCAGAAGAGATCAGGGCGGCATTTAAATCGGTCCGTTAA
- a CDS encoding LytR/AlgR family response regulator transcription factor: protein MENYNAKTNTVTDFQKKGFDSDFILIKDCLLYIGGNDTIYHNELNHNKITLKQNNNLHENHIVYAIKPHEHHSDRVDPDDVVYQQKAKRWKQSFLVFKNPKYTTVATDNIAFFYIRNNSVSMVCFDKHEYVLSQSLDQITGSVSPDQFFRVNRQYLINFKAIKEAELYFMRKLHIRLVIETPEKLLINKEKSPFFLSWMENR from the coding sequence ATGGAAAACTACAACGCTAAAACAAACACGGTTACCGACTTCCAGAAAAAAGGATTTGATTCGGACTTTATTTTAATTAAAGACTGCCTCCTTTACATTGGAGGCAATGACACAATTTATCATAATGAATTAAATCACAATAAGATTACGCTCAAACAAAACAACAATCTGCACGAAAACCATATCGTGTACGCTATAAAACCTCATGAACATCATTCAGATCGGGTGGACCCGGATGATGTTGTTTATCAACAGAAAGCAAAGCGTTGGAAACAAAGTTTTTTAGTATTCAAAAACCCCAAATACACCACTGTTGCAACAGATAATATCGCTTTCTTTTACATCAGAAATAACTCTGTATCGATGGTGTGTTTTGATAAGCATGAATATGTGCTCAGCCAGTCACTGGATCAGATCACTGGTTCGGTTTCCCCCGATCAGTTTTTTCGCGTCAACCGTCAGTATCTTATTAATTTCAAGGCAATTAAAGAAGCGGAACTTTATTTCATGCGTAAACTGCATATCAGGTTGGTTATTGAAACACCTGAAAAACTGCTTATTAATAAAGAAAAATCGCCGTTCTTTCTGTCCTGGATGGAGAACCGCTAA
- a CDS encoding aldehyde dehydrogenase family protein — MKTIKSVYVNGAFIEPHGTEIVSVISPLNKKEIAQIVYADEQDTLAAIEAAKAALPGYSKSTINERIEYLTKISIEIEKRIDDLINATTLEYGAPGERAKWANLIAATTFSNQAAMLQQYSFSKQVNESIVIMEPVGVAALFTPWNAVAGSIAIKVAAALAAGCTIILKPSEFGSWQAEIIMECIAAAGLPNGVVNMVNGNGAVITKPIMESSEVTKISFTGSTLVGKILAKQAVDTMKRVTLELGGKSANILLEDVDLAKAIPMALQAGFMNNGQACIAGTRLLVPESRLNEVRDLLIRESAKFIVGDPSSADVKIGPLASQKQYDRIQQYIQTGISEGGELLTGGLGHPEGLDQGYYVKPTIFINVNNEMTIAREEIFGPVLSVIAYSNEEEAIQIANNSEYGLMAYVSSADEKRAANVASQLKAGRVLINTLKHDPMAPFGGYKNSGIGRENGVIGLEEFLEAKTLIK, encoded by the coding sequence ATGAAAACGATAAAAAGTGTTTATGTGAACGGAGCGTTCATTGAACCCCACGGTACCGAAATTGTAAGTGTTATTTCTCCGCTTAACAAAAAAGAAATAGCCCAAATTGTTTATGCAGATGAACAGGATACTTTGGCTGCAATTGAGGCTGCAAAGGCCGCGTTGCCAGGATATAGCAAAAGCACAATAAACGAACGTATTGAATATCTGACAAAAATTAGCATCGAGATTGAAAAGCGGATAGATGATCTTATCAATGCGACAACTTTGGAATATGGAGCTCCCGGTGAAAGAGCAAAGTGGGCTAATCTGATTGCTGCTACAACTTTTTCAAACCAGGCTGCAATGCTTCAGCAGTATTCATTTTCAAAGCAGGTGAATGAATCAATAGTTATTATGGAACCGGTTGGGGTGGCAGCATTGTTTACCCCCTGGAATGCTGTAGCCGGTTCAATTGCTATTAAAGTTGCGGCGGCGTTGGCGGCCGGTTGTACCATAATCCTTAAACCGAGTGAATTTGGATCATGGCAGGCCGAGATTATTATGGAATGTATTGCTGCTGCAGGTTTGCCGAATGGTGTTGTTAATATGGTTAACGGGAACGGTGCAGTTATTACCAAGCCAATAATGGAAAGCAGTGAGGTTACTAAAATTTCGTTTACCGGTTCTACTTTAGTTGGCAAAATCCTGGCAAAGCAGGCGGTAGATACCATGAAAAGGGTAACACTGGAGCTTGGTGGAAAATCGGCCAATATTTTATTGGAAGATGTGGATCTTGCCAAAGCTATCCCTATGGCACTACAAGCCGGATTTATGAATAATGGTCAGGCCTGCATTGCCGGAACAAGGTTGCTGGTGCCGGAATCAAGACTCAATGAAGTTAGGGATTTACTGATTCGCGAATCGGCGAAATTTATTGTTGGTGATCCTTCTTCGGCAGATGTCAAAATAGGACCGCTTGCAAGTCAAAAACAATATGATCGTATCCAGCAATATATTCAAACCGGAATAAGTGAAGGAGGAGAGCTACTTACAGGCGGTTTAGGTCATCCCGAAGGTTTGGATCAGGGCTATTATGTAAAGCCAACAATCTTTATTAACGTCAATAATGAGATGACCATTGCCAGGGAAGAGATCTTTGGCCCTGTACTGTCTGTAATTGCTTATAGTAATGAAGAAGAAGCGATACAAATTGCCAATAATTCTGAATATGGTTTGATGGCCTACGTTAGTTCTGCTGATGAAAAGCGGGCGGCAAATGTTGCTTCTCAGCTTAAGGCAGGCAGGGTACTTATCAATACACTAAAACATGATCCCATGGCCCCGTTCGGTGGTTATAAAAACTCAGGAATCGGCCGGGAAAATGGTGTCATCGGCCTGGAGGAATTTCTGGAAGCTAAAACACTGATCAAATAA
- a CDS encoding alpha/beta fold hydrolase: MTTKITIPNRLAEGEHFAEVNDIIIHYYVAGNGPVLLLPSPGWGPSVNYIMPLPLFEQYFTMVYFDTRHSGRSTGPEDSTQYALDNFIADIDALRIYLGQSKVYIAGHSGGGHQVLEYGIQHSENLSGIIAIDAIAATDELRAEEMMKRIMKKKTEPFYLENPEYYEKATAFMMGMGTDKTPRTLEEIIGTMGGFYFHDPSLAAKTFQNLDLNDTVFAYTNSNGFQGKNLLGDLHRITVPVLIIVGDDDFICDPVSQAARIRANISGSKLAVISNCGHMPWIEQPAEFYEQCEIWFSEQQLKKS; this comes from the coding sequence ATGACAACTAAAATCACCATTCCAAATCGCCTTGCGGAGGGCGAACACTTCGCGGAAGTAAACGACATTATCATACATTATTATGTGGCCGGAAATGGCCCCGTATTACTGCTTCCATCACCGGGTTGGGGGCCATCGGTAAATTATATTATGCCTTTGCCGCTTTTTGAGCAATATTTTACCATGGTGTATTTTGATACGAGGCACAGCGGAAGATCGACCGGGCCGGAAGACAGTACACAATATGCACTCGATAACTTTATAGCCGATATAGACGCGCTCAGAATTTATCTCGGGCAATCCAAAGTTTATATCGCAGGCCATTCGGGGGGCGGCCACCAGGTACTTGAGTATGGGATTCAGCACAGCGAAAATCTGTCAGGGATTATTGCCATCGACGCGATTGCAGCTACGGATGAATTGCGCGCCGAAGAAATGATGAAACGGATCATGAAGAAAAAGACAGAGCCCTTTTACCTTGAAAACCCGGAGTATTATGAAAAGGCTACCGCGTTTATGATGGGAATGGGAACAGATAAAACGCCGCGTACATTGGAAGAGATCATCGGCACCATGGGCGGATTTTATTTTCATGACCCAAGCCTCGCCGCGAAGACCTTTCAAAATCTCGACCTGAATGATACCGTTTTCGCATACACCAATTCAAACGGCTTCCAGGGAAAGAATTTGCTTGGTGATTTGCACCGCATCACTGTGCCTGTATTGATAATTGTTGGCGATGATGATTTCATTTGCGATCCTGTATCGCAGGCCGCCAGGATCCGTGCAAATATTTCCGGTTCAAAATTGGCTGTTATCAGCAATTGCGGCCACATGCCGTGGATTGAACAGCCAGCCGAATTTTACGAACAGTGCGAAATTTGGTTTAGCGAACAGCAATTGAAGAAATCATGA
- a CDS encoding acyl-CoA thioesterase, whose protein sequence is MEYSKTYVAKDEHIDVQEIMDGLYYPFYMEYCRHDYIREILGFDFETEAKNGIYMVLSGYTISFIRSLKRGDEFKVTCTLYKDKEGLPKLHFKQTIVCNNKLMTQAVFTGTCVPATGGRPYLPASVLEKITDAPVLEQ, encoded by the coding sequence ATGGAATATTCAAAAACTTACGTTGCCAAAGACGAACATATAGATGTTCAGGAAATCATGGATGGCCTTTACTATCCCTTTTACATGGAATACTGCAGGCATGATTATATCAGGGAAATACTGGGTTTCGATTTTGAAACGGAGGCTAAAAACGGCATCTATATGGTACTTTCAGGTTATACCATCAGTTTTATCAGGTCCCTGAAGCGTGGCGACGAGTTCAAGGTTACCTGTACCCTATATAAAGATAAAGAGGGCTTGCCAAAGCTACATTTTAAACAAACTATCGTTTGCAATAACAAATTAATGACGCAGGCCGTTTTCACGGGCACCTGCGTCCCGGCAACCGGCGGAAGGCCTTATCTGCCCGCATCGGTGCTTGAAAAAATAACGGATGCCCCGGTACTTGAGCAGTAA
- a CDS encoding alpha/beta fold hydrolase → MKNRTLFGYTKQLIILSILALGFASCKKDNGPGKGTSTAIVDYHQTAATKFIDVAGNSYAYRILGDSDGIPLVMLSALGGSMDDWDPAITNGLAQKYKVIIFDNQGVGSSKGTTPDNIAAMASDAANFIKALGYTKVNIMGFSMGSFISQQLVLTHPELINKIILTGTGPKGSEGLSNLPNLLAAAAGLTPEESLLRFAFTSSAKSIEAGKESYARTQKRTTDRDLPVNEQSGGAQLTAVLGWAQPYPNAFNELKTIKQPVLIAQGQQDIPVPVINAVNLYKNIPNADLITYPDAGHAAVFQYHDEFVQEAINFLAK, encoded by the coding sequence ATGAAAAACAGAACGCTATTCGGGTACACAAAACAATTGATCATTTTATCCATCCTGGCTCTCGGCTTTGCATCCTGCAAGAAAGACAACGGACCGGGTAAAGGAACATCAACCGCGATTGTTGATTATCATCAAACCGCTGCTACTAAATTTATTGATGTAGCCGGCAACAGCTATGCTTACCGGATTTTGGGAGATAGCGACGGCATCCCCCTGGTTATGTTATCGGCATTGGGTGGTTCAATGGATGATTGGGATCCTGCAATCACAAACGGTCTGGCTCAAAAGTATAAAGTGATCATCTTTGATAACCAGGGCGTAGGCTCATCTAAAGGAACTACACCGGATAATATTGCTGCAATGGCCAGCGATGCCGCTAATTTCATTAAGGCATTGGGCTATACCAAGGTTAATATTATGGGCTTTTCGATGGGAAGTTTTATCAGCCAGCAATTGGTGCTGACGCATCCCGAACTGATCAATAAAATTATCCTTACAGGAACAGGCCCTAAAGGAAGTGAAGGGCTTTCAAACCTGCCTAATTTGTTAGCTGCCGCTGCCGGCTTAACTCCGGAAGAAAGCCTGTTACGTTTTGCTTTCACAAGCTCTGCAAAAAGCATAGAGGCAGGAAAAGAATCCTATGCCAGAACACAAAAACGTACTACCGACCGGGACCTGCCTGTAAACGAACAAAGTGGCGGGGCCCAGTTAACAGCAGTGTTGGGATGGGCGCAACCTTATCCAAACGCGTTTAACGAACTAAAAACAATAAAGCAACCGGTGTTAATAGCCCAGGGACAGCAAGATATTCCTGTTCCAGTAATTAATGCGGTAAACCTCTATAAAAACATCCCAAACGCCGACTTAATTACTTATCCTGATGCCGGGCACGCGGCAGTATTCCAATATCATGATGAGTTTGTGCAGGAAGCTATAAACTTCCTCGCCAAATAA
- a CDS encoding alpha/beta fold hydrolase: protein MLNYRKTGHSQSAIIFVHGNSQSLHTWDSVVIQNALQKYTLISVDLPGLGLSFRSNNPDADYTIKGLAQHLNTFLAQIHEKEFILVGTSLGTSIIGEIKAFPLNCKGIFLCGAMLTSRNIMVKDMIRPGVSIAAAFKATPADEEIDFLIDHFIFKDNQPIKDHYKMVFKKTDPQFRAALGNSLRLPNNATDKIANLIAANLPTAMAFGSQERLIQTDYLEQSGLPKWRNEIFKIPKAGHCIELDQPAALATLIGAFASDGFR, encoded by the coding sequence ATGCTTAATTATAGAAAAACCGGCCATAGCCAAAGTGCTATCATTTTCGTCCATGGCAATTCACAATCGTTGCATACCTGGGACAGCGTAGTTATCCAAAATGCACTTCAAAAGTATACGCTCATCTCTGTCGATCTGCCCGGGCTTGGTTTATCATTCAGAAGTAATAACCCGGATGCAGATTATACAATAAAAGGGCTCGCACAGCACCTCAATACATTTTTAGCCCAGATACATGAAAAAGAATTTATCCTGGTAGGAACATCACTTGGCACAAGCATCATTGGCGAGATAAAAGCTTTTCCGCTTAACTGTAAGGGAATCTTTTTATGCGGGGCGATGCTTACATCCCGGAATATAATGGTAAAAGATATGATCCGGCCCGGCGTTTCAATTGCGGCTGCTTTCAAAGCAACTCCTGCTGATGAAGAAATAGACTTTTTGATTGACCACTTTATCTTCAAAGACAATCAACCTATAAAGGATCATTACAAAATGGTATTCAAAAAAACAGATCCCCAGTTTAGAGCAGCGCTTGGCAATTCGCTTAGACTGCCCAACAACGCTACAGATAAAATTGCCAATCTTATTGCGGCTAACCTACCAACCGCCATGGCCTTTGGCTCGCAGGAACGCCTTATTCAAACTGATTATCTTGAACAATCAGGTCTCCCAAAATGGAGGAATGAGATTTTTAAGATTCCGAAGGCTGGTCATTGTATTGAACTGGATCAACCTGCTGCACTTGCCACGCTTATCGGGGCTTTCGCCTCGGACGGTTTTCGATAA
- a CDS encoding GMC family oxidoreductase, with protein MTNEKSRYSESAKGALPPIKNKYDFIIVGAGSAGCVIARRLADTAGVSVLLLEAGGSDAGIESIAEPMQWVHNIGAPHDYFYAYEPTAFINNRVIPVPRGKVLGGSGSINAITWTRGNQADYDGWAAAGNTDWDYNSVLPFFKKIEDWEGGATDFHGAGGPIAIENARNLHFVPAALIEAGRTYGMPVLEDTNGPAPEGVGKMVLNVRDGKRSSPTEYLKPVMDHDNLTILTHAKVLKLKFHDTHCQGLDFELNGEMHTVFADKEVILSAGAIDTPRILMLSGIGDSEELKKLGIKSVINLPGVGKNLQDHPLVAGLCFEANIPLGIRNNNLAGSTALWKSKPELQVPDLMYLPLQVPYLTHEIAQQYDVPENVFCLVPGLVRPKSKGYLKMKTARHDGPLEIQPNFISEPEDLQALVAGVEIGMDLISQPAFKNITKRWIAPKNVIGKKAIEGFIRDALTSYFHPVGTCKMGVGSDAVVDSQLKVHGITGLRVADASVMPTITSANTNAATMMIGEVVSQAIINGL; from the coding sequence ATGACAAACGAAAAATCAAGGTACAGTGAGAGCGCCAAAGGGGCTTTGCCCCCAATAAAAAACAAATACGATTTCATTATTGTGGGTGCCGGCTCTGCAGGCTGCGTTATCGCGCGCCGTTTAGCGGATACCGCAGGCGTTTCTGTACTATTGCTGGAAGCAGGTGGCTCAGACGCCGGAATAGAAAGCATTGCAGAGCCGATGCAATGGGTGCACAATATTGGCGCCCCTCATGATTATTTTTATGCTTATGAGCCAACAGCGTTTATCAATAACAGAGTTATACCTGTTCCGCGAGGCAAGGTGCTTGGTGGATCCGGAAGTATTAATGCCATTACCTGGACGCGGGGAAACCAAGCCGATTATGATGGATGGGCAGCCGCAGGAAATACCGATTGGGATTACAATTCGGTGTTACCTTTCTTCAAAAAAATTGAAGACTGGGAAGGAGGAGCGACCGACTTCCACGGAGCAGGCGGCCCAATTGCTATTGAAAATGCCAGAAACCTTCATTTTGTGCCCGCTGCTTTAATTGAGGCCGGCCGAACTTATGGAATGCCGGTACTTGAGGATACCAACGGACCAGCCCCCGAAGGTGTAGGAAAAATGGTTCTGAATGTTCGCGATGGCAAGCGGTCGAGCCCAACCGAATACCTGAAACCGGTGATGGATCATGATAACCTGACTATCCTAACGCACGCCAAAGTTTTAAAGCTTAAGTTTCATGATACACATTGCCAGGGCCTCGACTTTGAATTAAATGGCGAGATGCATACTGTATTTGCCGATAAGGAGGTTATACTATCTGCAGGTGCTATAGACACGCCCAGGATCCTGATGCTTTCGGGGATAGGTGACAGCGAAGAACTTAAAAAGCTCGGTATAAAAAGTGTAATTAATTTGCCGGGAGTAGGTAAAAACCTGCAGGATCATCCCCTGGTTGCAGGTTTGTGCTTTGAAGCAAATATTCCACTCGGTATCCGCAATAATAACCTGGCAGGAAGTACCGCGCTATGGAAAAGCAAACCGGAATTACAAGTCCCGGACTTAATGTATTTACCATTACAGGTGCCTTACTTAACTCACGAGATTGCACAACAATACGATGTACCCGAAAATGTTTTTTGCCTGGTACCAGGCTTGGTACGGCCGAAAAGTAAAGGGTATCTTAAAATGAAAACAGCCCGTCATGATGGCCCTCTTGAAATTCAGCCAAACTTTATTTCCGAGCCTGAAGACCTGCAGGCCCTGGTTGCAGGCGTAGAAATTGGGATGGATCTTATTTCGCAGCCAGCTTTCAAAAACATCACCAAAAGATGGATCGCGCCTAAAAACGTTATCGGTAAAAAAGCCATCGAAGGTTTTATCCGGGATGCCCTTACCTCCTATTTCCATCCGGTAGGCACTTGTAAAATGGGCGTAGGATCAGATGCTGTTGTTGACAGCCAGCTAAAAGTGCATGGTATTACCGGGCTGCGAGTTGCCGATGCCTCGGTTATGCCGACTATAACATCCGCTAATACCAATGCGGCTACCATGATGATTGGAGAAGTTGTATCGCAAGCTATTATTAACGGGTTATAA
- the yiaA gene encoding inner membrane protein YiaA, with amino-acid sequence MEPLQNKTEETSTNVKYGDKVRNPFKPTAAFIGASWFALLTGMVGYCIGLWNATMALNEKGYYFTILLFGLFAVISVQKSVRDRSEGLAVTDLYYGLSWFATIAAIILLTIGLWNADLARSEKGFYAMAFCLSLFSAIAVQKNTRDAKMFEDKEL; translated from the coding sequence ATGGAACCGCTACAAAACAAAACAGAAGAAACTTCAACCAATGTAAAATATGGTGATAAGGTTAGAAATCCATTTAAACCAACCGCCGCGTTTATTGGCGCCTCCTGGTTTGCTCTATTAACCGGAATGGTAGGCTATTGCATAGGCCTTTGGAATGCAACTATGGCGTTAAATGAAAAGGGCTATTACTTCACCATATTATTATTTGGCTTATTCGCAGTAATCTCGGTACAAAAAAGTGTTAGGGATAGGTCTGAAGGGCTTGCCGTAACAGATCTTTACTATGGCCTGAGTTGGTTTGCCACCATCGCGGCAATAATCCTATTGACTATTGGTCTGTGGAATGCAGATCTGGCCCGAAGCGAAAAAGGTTTTTATGCAATGGCATTTTGCTTAAGCTTGTTTTCGGCCATTGCCGTACAAAAAAATACCCGCGACGCAAAGATGTTTGAGGATAAAGAGTTGTAA
- a CDS encoding VOC family protein, which translates to MKTKKIWANFSVKDAERTNQFYTQLGFTPNGTNKYPKLASFLFGDDNFVIHFFEEGSQIDEYLTSGSIRGGEIIFTLAADTEAEVNEWAERVKNAGGTILKDVERDEANYYGFAFADPDGHKFNVLLMDNM; encoded by the coding sequence ATGAAAACAAAGAAAATCTGGGCTAATTTCAGCGTAAAAGACGCAGAGCGCACTAATCAATTTTATACACAACTGGGTTTTACCCCTAACGGAACTAACAAATACCCTAAGTTGGCCAGCTTTCTTTTTGGCGATGATAATTTCGTGATCCACTTTTTTGAAGAGGGTTCACAAATAGATGAATATTTAACGTCTGGTTCAATAAGGGGTGGCGAAATTATTTTTACCCTTGCTGCCGATACTGAGGCTGAAGTAAATGAATGGGCAGAACGGGTGAAAAACGCCGGGGGCACTATATTAAAGGATGTTGAACGTGATGAAGCCAATTATTACGGATTTGCATTTGCTGATCCCGATGGCCATAAATTTAATGTGTTATTAATGGATAATATGTGA
- a CDS encoding VOC family protein encodes MLPIKPHLWFDNQAKEAAEFYTTLMPDSAISFGSQLHNTPSGDCDIVEFTIAGQPFMAISAGPLFKFNPSISFMINFDPSRNPEAARRIDEIWSKLADGGTVMMPLDRYPFSERYGWVADKYGVSWQLILTNPAGEPRPVIIPSMMFTGAVAGKAEEAIDFYCSVFKESKRGTTAPRPEDMGPDKAGTLLFADFYINQTWLAAMDSAHNHGFGFNEAVSLLIECETQEEIDYYWLALSADPKAGQCGWLKDKYGVSWQISSTFMSEVLKSGSPQQIDRVTQAFLPMKKFDIAALQKAYQG; translated from the coding sequence ATGTTACCCATTAAACCTCACCTTTGGTTTGACAACCAGGCCAAAGAAGCCGCCGAATTTTACACTACCTTAATGCCGGATTCGGCTATTAGCTTTGGTAGCCAGTTGCATAACACGCCATCCGGCGATTGCGATATCGTAGAATTTACCATAGCGGGGCAACCTTTTATGGCTATTAGTGCCGGGCCGTTATTTAAGTTTAACCCTTCAATTTCGTTTATGATCAATTTTGATCCTTCGCGCAACCCGGAAGCGGCCCGACGTATTGACGAGATATGGAGCAAACTGGCAGATGGAGGAACAGTAATGATGCCACTTGATCGTTACCCATTCAGCGAGCGCTATGGCTGGGTGGCTGATAAATACGGTGTGTCATGGCAACTGATCCTGACAAACCCTGCAGGGGAACCAAGGCCGGTTATTATACCGTCCATGATGTTCACCGGCGCGGTAGCGGGCAAAGCCGAAGAGGCTATCGATTTTTATTGTTCGGTATTTAAGGAAAGTAAAAGGGGAACTACCGCTCCTCGGCCCGAAGATATGGGGCCGGATAAAGCAGGTACATTACTCTTTGCCGATTTTTATATAAACCAAACCTGGCTGGCCGCTATGGATAGTGCTCATAATCATGGTTTCGGATTTAATGAAGCTGTTTCGCTGCTGATAGAATGTGAAACCCAGGAAGAGATAGACTATTACTGGTTGGCACTTTCGGCCGATCCTAAAGCCGGGCAGTGTGGCTGGCTGAAGGATAAATACGGCGTATCATGGCAAATATCATCAACCTTTATGTCTGAAGTGCTTAAAAGCGGTAGCCCTCAGCAGATCGACCGGGTAACACAAGCATTTCTCCCTATGAAGAAATTTGACATAGCAGCTTTGCAAAAAGCTTATCAAGGCTAA
- a CDS encoding DUF1772 domain-containing protein, with translation MNTSVLHILNGLAIVTTAVVFGTDVFFALVGKKAAAKSKDASVADVMGHFHEVADARMPLVGVTAILSTLLQVMIAGLHTFHGQLASISLAALLTHLAIYFTIARPVNNIMVDAVKFGRIVDNIRELQQRWDRVIGLRAALLFIAIAGLVVVNYY, from the coding sequence ATGAACACTTCCGTATTACATATTTTAAACGGGTTAGCGATAGTCACTACCGCCGTAGTCTTCGGAACCGATGTGTTTTTTGCCCTGGTTGGCAAAAAGGCCGCTGCTAAAAGTAAAGATGCATCCGTAGCCGATGTAATGGGCCATTTTCATGAAGTGGCAGATGCCAGGATGCCCTTAGTCGGCGTTACAGCAATCCTGAGCACCTTATTGCAAGTAATGATTGCCGGTTTACACACTTTTCACGGGCAATTAGCCTCGATATCATTAGCTGCCCTGCTAACGCATCTTGCTATATACTTTACCATTGCCAGGCCGGTTAATAATATTATGGTTGATGCTGTGAAATTCGGCAGGATAGTGGATAATATCAGAGAATTACAGCAACGCTGGGACAGGGTGATCGGCTTGCGGGCAGCACTACTTTTTATAGCCATCGCCGGTCTTGTTGTGGTTAATTATTACTGA